The sequence GCGCGGGCGGGCGGCGTACCGGCCGATCGCCGCATCGCCGCCCCGATCCACGCCGCTTCGATTGAAGCGGCACATGCCGTTTCAGGCGCCGCGCCCCGGCCGCCAGCCCACTTCGCGCAACGCATCCAGCAAGCGCGCCTGCCCGAGCCCTTCGACCCGCGCGCCGCGCGACTCGACGTCGCCGCCTGCGACCAGCGCATTCACGATCGCTTCCTCCACCGCTTCCGCCGCCGAGACGAACAGCGCGGAAATATGGTCGTTGTTGACCATCTTCACGCCGGTGGTCGGCGCCCCCTTGCTGCCGTAGTTCGCCGCCGGCAGACCGTCATTGCCTGTTGCAAACGCAAGGAAGACGTCGCCGCTCGAATCCTCGGTGCCGCCGCCGACGCGCGCGAGCCCGACGCCCGCGCGCTGCGCGAGGCGCGTGCACTGATGCGGCAGCAGCGGTGCGTCGGTCGCGATCGTGACGACGATCGAGCCCATGCCGGCCTCGCCTTTCGCGTCCGGTGCGCGGAACGGCGAATGCACGTGCCGCAGCACGTCGCCGACCGGGTAGCCGGCGACGCGCAGCATCTCGCGCACGCCGTAGTTCGCCTGCACCAGCGCGCCGACGGTCCAGCCGCCCGCATCAGCCGCGAGCACGCGCGACGCGGTGCCGATGCCGCCCTTGAACTCGTGGCAGATCATGCCCGTGCCGCCACCCACGCTGCCCTCGGCGACCGGCCCCGACTGCGCGGCGGACAGCGCGCGCTGCACGTGCGCGGCGCTCACGTGCTGCCCCCAGATGTCGTTCAGCAGCCCGTCGTAGGTTTCCATCACGACCGGCATGCACCAGTACACGCGGCCGGCCGCCGCTTCACGCTCGTTCGCGACGAGCGCGTCGCGCACCGCGCCGACGCTGTGCGTGTTCGTATAGGCGATCGGCGTCGTCAGCAGGCCGGCCTCGCGGATCCACTCGAGCCCGGTCGCGTCGCCGTTGCCGTTCAGCACGTGCACGCCCGCGAAGCATGGCGAATCGTGCGCGGCGCCCGCGCGCGGTTCGATGACGGTGACGCCGGTACGGATCGATGCGTCGCCGTTCTCGACGTTCAGCGTGCAATGCCCGACCCGCACGCCCGGAACGTCCGTGATCGCGTTGAAGCGGCCCGGCGTGCCGAGTCCGATGCGGATGCCGAGATCCCTCGTGCGCATGATGCAATTCCTCCAGTCTTTCAATGGTTCGGTGGTTCGGTGTTGCAAGGTGACGATCTCGCGCTCAGAGCGAGCGGAATGCTTCGCTGTGGCGCGCCCAGACCAGATACATCACGAGTGCGGCGACCAGCAGCCCCGCGATGATGATCAGGTCGGTCGGCTTCGTCGCCGTCGCCAGCGTCGTGTAGAGCGTGTATGCGGCGCCCGCCACCGCGACGAGCGGCGTGACGGGCCACAGCGGCATCCGGTAATGATGTTCGATGTCGCGGCGCACAAGCCGGCTCGCGAGCGCGGCCAGTCCGACCACCAGATAGATCAGCAGCAGCAGGTCGACCGTGAACGCGGTCAGTTCGTCCAGGCTCGACACGAACACGAGCCCCGCCGACGGCACCGCGAGCGCGATCGTCGCGAGCCACGGCGATTCGAGGCGCGGATGGATCGTCGAGAACGCACGATTGCAGGTACGCGACCAGAGCGCGTGCCGACCGCTGCTGTACAGCAGGCGGCCCATCGTGATCACGATCGCGATGATCGCGTTGAACACCGACAGGAAGATCCCGCCGCTGACCACGCGCGACACGGTCGGGCTGCTCAGCGAGCGCACGACATAGCCGATCGGGTCGGCGCTCTTCGTCAGCTCCGTCAGCGACGGCGCGCCGAGCACGATCGCGGTGAGCGGAATCAGTTCGACGACGAGGATCACGAGCAGCGAATAGATCACCGCCTTCGCGACGTTGCG comes from Burkholderia pyrrocinia and encodes:
- a CDS encoding P1 family peptidase, producing the protein MRTRDLGIRIGLGTPGRFNAITDVPGVRVGHCTLNVENGDASIRTGVTVIEPRAGAAHDSPCFAGVHVLNGNGDATGLEWIREAGLLTTPIAYTNTHSVGAVRDALVANEREAAAGRVYWCMPVVMETYDGLLNDIWGQHVSAAHVQRALSAAQSGPVAEGSVGGGTGMICHEFKGGIGTASRVLAADAGGWTVGALVQANYGVREMLRVAGYPVGDVLRHVHSPFRAPDAKGEAGMGSIVVTIATDAPLLPHQCTRLAQRAGVGLARVGGGTEDSSGDVFLAFATGNDGLPAANYGSKGAPTTGVKMVNNDHISALFVSAAEAVEEAIVNALVAGGDVESRGARVEGLGQARLLDALREVGWRPGRGA